A part of Rhodamnia argentea isolate NSW1041297 chromosome 8, ASM2092103v1, whole genome shotgun sequence genomic DNA contains:
- the LOC115755841 gene encoding pentatricopeptide repeat-containing protein At1g80880, mitochondrial isoform X1: MALHALTTRLRQATCPHVFRSLSIFHISTLPSVSPLSHPGFDQLGHSLSGAFRRKPCDYSPCSHLSGLRFFSIQIRCDPDVVPEKSDPQESTVVELLKQVSLLPTEAEVMESLKTSGIVPNGDLICSVVWALREEWRLAVLAFKWGDKWGCIDEKVLNLMTWMLGSHGKFSIAWCLIRDSHRSSVDTRQAMLVMIDRYAAANNPTKAIWTFHVMEKFRTAPDEEAYCALLTALCKNGNIEEAEEFMLLNKKLFPLGTESFNIILNGWSNVTVDVIEAKRVWREMSRCCITPNATSYTHMICCFSKVSNLFDCLRLYDEMKKRGWVPGLEVYNSLIYVLTRENCFSEALKMLEKLKEEGLHPNHATYDSMIRPLCEAKKLDEARAVLSSMIGDNIQPTIETYHSFLEVTSFEGTLEVLSMMRKAGVGPTGDTFLLILEKFFKLSQVENALRIWVEMRQYEIVPVAPHYLKVVHGLATSGYLIKAKEIYSEMRAKGFLDDPKLKKLLYRTARRKKDRREWHAGEDDRGAGVNVKKGTILR; encoded by the exons ATGGCACTCCATGCCCTCACAACAAGACTGCGTCAAGCGACATGTCCCCATGTCTTCCGTTCCCTCTCCATCTTCCACATCTCCACTCTTCCGTCAGTTTCCCCCCTCTCCCATCCCGGCTTCGATCAACTTGGGCATTCACTCTCTGGGGCATTTCGTCGAAAACCTTGTGATTACTCCCCATGTTCCCATCTTTCTGGCCTCAGGTTTTTCTCCATCCAGATTCGCTGCGACCCAGATGTCGTCCCCGAGAAAAGCGACCCCCAAGAGTCAACCGTGGTCGAATTGCTCAAACAAGTCTCTCTACTTCCCACTGAAGCAGAGGTCATGGAATCTTTGAAGACTTCTGGGATTGTCCCGAATGGAGACTTGATATGTTCGGTAGTGTGGGCGTTGAGGGAAGAGTGGAGGCTGGCTGTTTTGGCTTTCAAATGGGGCGACAAGTGGGGCTGCATTGACGAGAAAGTTCTCAATTTGATGACTTGGATGTTGGGAAGTCACGGAAAGTTCAGTATTGCCTGGTGTTTGATACGGGATTCGCATCGATCTTCAGTGGATACGAGGCAGGCTATGCTAGTTATGATTGATCG GTATGCAGCTGCAAACAATCCAACAAAGGCAATCTGGACATTTCACGTAATGGAGAAATTCAGGACTGCTCCGGATGAGGAAGCATACTGCGCCCTCCTGACTGCTCTCTGTAAGAATGGAAACATTGAAGAAGCCGAAGAATTCATGCTTCTGAATAAAAAGCTCTTCCCCCTGGGAACTGAGAGCTTCAACATTATTTTGAATGGTTGGTCTAATGTTACTGTGGACGTGATCGAAGCCAAGAGAGTTTGGAGAGAGATGTCGAGATGCTGCATCACACCAAATGCGACTTCATATACTCACATGATCTGCTGCTTCTCGAAGGTTAGTAACCTTTTCGACTGTTTGCGACTATATGACgagatgaagaagagaggttGGGTTCCTGGACTTGAGGTGTACAACTCTCTAATTTATGTGCTTACTAGGGAGAATTGCTTTAGTGAGGCCCTAAAAATGTTGGAGAAACTGAAAGAAGAGGGTTTGCATCCTAATCACGCCACTTATGATTCCATGATACGTCCTCTATGCGAAGCCAAAAAGCTAGATGAGGCAAGAGCTGTTCTATCTTCCATGATAGGTGACAACATTCAGCCAACAATTGAAACCTACCATTCGTTTCTTGAAGTCACCAGTTTTGAAGGGACGCTGGAAGTTCTTTCTATGATGAGGAAAGCTGGTGTAGGTCCTACTGGAGATACATTCCTCTTAATTCTTGAGAAGTTTTTCAAACTGAGCCAAGTGGAGAATGCTTTGAGGATTTGGGTTGAAATGAGGCAATATGAAATAGTGCCAGTTGCCCCACACTACCTTAAAGTGGTGCATGGATTGGCCACGTCTGGTTATCTCATTAAAGCCAAGGAAATTTATTCCGAGATGAGAGCCAAAGGGTTCTTAGATGATCCAAAGTTGAAGAAACTGTTGTACAGAACGGCAAGACGTAAGAAGGATAGAAGGGAATGGCATGCGGGGGAAGATGATAGGGGGGCAGGTGTGAACGTTAAGAAAGGAACTATATTGAGATAA
- the LOC115755834 gene encoding magnesium transporter MRS2-1-like isoform X1, with amino-acid sequence MADRKERLLPPKPASAINLRESSYGPSASGRQPFQGVDVLGLKKRGQGLRSWIRVDTSGNSEVIEVDKFTMMSRCDLPARDLRLLDPLFVYPSTILGREKAIVVNLEQIRCIITADEVLLLNSLDSSVLHYVVELQRRLTRAGVGGLWKSECADLSRGRGSRNFDDIFGNTSPDYLPFEFSALEVALEAACTFLDSQAAELEIEAYPLLDELTSKISTLNLERVRRLKSRLVALTRRVQKVRDEIEQLMDDDGDMAEMYLTEKKRRMESTLYGDQSLSGYRSADGVLSVSAPVSPIASSPDGRKLDKSLSIARSRHESMRSSESGTESIEELEMLLEAYFVVIDSTLNKLTSLKEYIDDTEDFINIQLDNVRNQLIQFELLLTTATFVVAIFGVVAGIFGMNFEIPFFDNAGAFKWVLIVTGVTGITIFLTFCWFFKYRRLMSL; translated from the exons ATGGCGGACAGGAAGGAGCGCCTCCTCCCACCAAAACCAGCATCTGCTATAAACCTTAGAGAGTCATCTTATGGACCCTCTGCATCTGGACGCCAACCTTTCCAAGGTGTGGATGTTCTAGGGCTAAAAAAGCGGGGCCAAGGCCTTCGCTCTTGGATTCGCGTCGACACTTCTGGTAACTCAGAGGTCATTGAGGTGGACAAGTTCACGATGATGAGTCGGTGTGATCTTCCTGCCCGTGATTTACGCTTGCTCGATCCATTGTTTGTTTACCCGTCCACCATTCTTGGTCGAGAGAAGGCAATTGTGGTTAACTTGGAGCAGATTCGGTGTATCATCACAGCAGATGAGGTTCTGCTATTGAATTCCCTTGATAGCTCTGTTTTACATTATGTTGTGGAGCTACAACGCAGGTTGACCAGAGCTGGGGTGGGTGGACTCTGGAAGTCTGAATGTGCTGACTTGAGCCGGGGAAGAGGAAGTAGAAACTTTGATGATATTTTTGGGAATACATCCCCAGATTATCTTCCCTTTGAATTTAGTGCACTTGAAGTAGCACTTGAAGCTGCCTGTACTTTTCTAGATTCTCAG GCAGCAGAACTCGAGATTGAAGCTTATCCTTTGCTAGATGAGCTTACTTCAAAGATTAGCACGTTGAATTTGGAGCGTGTCCGTCGATTGAAAAGCAGACTCGTTGCATTAACTAGGAGAGTGCAGAAG GTTAGAGATGAGATAGAGCAGCTGATGGATGATGATGGAGACATGGCAGAGATGTACCTCACTGAAAAGAAACGAAGGATGGAGTCAACATTATATGGTGATCAGTCTTTGTCGGGGTACAGATCAGCTGATGGTGTTTTATCTGTCTCTGCACCAGTTTCTCCCATTGCTTCCTCTCCAGATGGGCGGAAGCTGGACAAGAGCTTGAGTATTGCGAGGAGCCGGCACGAGAGCATGAGGAGTTCAGAAAGTGGCACGGAGAGCATAGAAGAACTTGAGATGTTGCTGGAAGCATACTTTGTTGTGATCGATAGCACATTAAACAAGTTGACCTCG CTGAAGGAGTACATTGATGACACAGAAGATTTCATCAATATTCAGCTG GACAATGTCCGGAACCAGCTCATCCAATTCGAGCTGCTGCTGACAACCGCGACTTTTGTAGTCGCCATCTTTGGTGTGGTGGCGGGGATCTTCGGCATGAACTTTGAGATACCATTTTTCGACAATGCGGGGGCCTTCAAGTGGGTCCTCATAGTTACAGGAGTGACTGGGATCACCATATTCCTAACATTTTGTTGGTTCTTCAAGTATAGAAGACTAATGTCGCTATAG
- the LOC115755834 gene encoding magnesium transporter MRS2-1-like isoform X2 encodes MADRKERLLPPKPASAINLRESSYGPSASGRQPFQGVDVLGLKKRGQGLRSWIRVDTSGNSEVIEVDKFTMMSRCDLPARDLRLLDPLFVYPSTILGREKAIVVNLEQIRCIITADEVLLLNSLDSSVLHYVVELQRRLTRAGVGGLWKSECADLSRGRGSRNFDDIFGNTSPDYLPFEFSALEVALEAACTFLDSQVRDEIEQLMDDDGDMAEMYLTEKKRRMESTLYGDQSLSGYRSADGVLSVSAPVSPIASSPDGRKLDKSLSIARSRHESMRSSESGTESIEELEMLLEAYFVVIDSTLNKLTSLKEYIDDTEDFINIQLDNVRNQLIQFELLLTTATFVVAIFGVVAGIFGMNFEIPFFDNAGAFKWVLIVTGVTGITIFLTFCWFFKYRRLMSL; translated from the exons ATGGCGGACAGGAAGGAGCGCCTCCTCCCACCAAAACCAGCATCTGCTATAAACCTTAGAGAGTCATCTTATGGACCCTCTGCATCTGGACGCCAACCTTTCCAAGGTGTGGATGTTCTAGGGCTAAAAAAGCGGGGCCAAGGCCTTCGCTCTTGGATTCGCGTCGACACTTCTGGTAACTCAGAGGTCATTGAGGTGGACAAGTTCACGATGATGAGTCGGTGTGATCTTCCTGCCCGTGATTTACGCTTGCTCGATCCATTGTTTGTTTACCCGTCCACCATTCTTGGTCGAGAGAAGGCAATTGTGGTTAACTTGGAGCAGATTCGGTGTATCATCACAGCAGATGAGGTTCTGCTATTGAATTCCCTTGATAGCTCTGTTTTACATTATGTTGTGGAGCTACAACGCAGGTTGACCAGAGCTGGGGTGGGTGGACTCTGGAAGTCTGAATGTGCTGACTTGAGCCGGGGAAGAGGAAGTAGAAACTTTGATGATATTTTTGGGAATACATCCCCAGATTATCTTCCCTTTGAATTTAGTGCACTTGAAGTAGCACTTGAAGCTGCCTGTACTTTTCTAGATTCTCAG GTTAGAGATGAGATAGAGCAGCTGATGGATGATGATGGAGACATGGCAGAGATGTACCTCACTGAAAAGAAACGAAGGATGGAGTCAACATTATATGGTGATCAGTCTTTGTCGGGGTACAGATCAGCTGATGGTGTTTTATCTGTCTCTGCACCAGTTTCTCCCATTGCTTCCTCTCCAGATGGGCGGAAGCTGGACAAGAGCTTGAGTATTGCGAGGAGCCGGCACGAGAGCATGAGGAGTTCAGAAAGTGGCACGGAGAGCATAGAAGAACTTGAGATGTTGCTGGAAGCATACTTTGTTGTGATCGATAGCACATTAAACAAGTTGACCTCG CTGAAGGAGTACATTGATGACACAGAAGATTTCATCAATATTCAGCTG GACAATGTCCGGAACCAGCTCATCCAATTCGAGCTGCTGCTGACAACCGCGACTTTTGTAGTCGCCATCTTTGGTGTGGTGGCGGGGATCTTCGGCATGAACTTTGAGATACCATTTTTCGACAATGCGGGGGCCTTCAAGTGGGTCCTCATAGTTACAGGAGTGACTGGGATCACCATATTCCTAACATTTTGTTGGTTCTTCAAGTATAGAAGACTAATGTCGCTATAG
- the LOC115755836 gene encoding chaperone protein dnaJ 8, chloroplastic-like, with product MATSVVGVIGKSGSQWIRVGDRKMKNRVARNGGVRVSCSYSYSPSSSSSVLDPYKTLRIQPGASESEVKKAFRHLALQYHPDVCRGSNCGVQFHRINEAYDVVMSSLRGESSEQKMYESSSYEQGGDEELRGMNDPEWDMWEEWMGWEGAGIRDYSSHINPYI from the exons ATGGCTACTTCTGTTGTTGGCGTGATTGGCAAGAGCGGTTCTCAGTGGATTCGGGTCGGAGACCGGAAGATGAAGAACAGAGTCGCTAGGAATGGTGGGGTTAGAGTTTCCTGTTCTTATTCttattctccttcttcttcttcttcggtgcTGGATCCGTACAAGACCCTGAGGATTCAACCCGGCGCTTCTGAATCTGAGGTCAAGAAGGCCTTCAGGCATCTCGCTCTACAG TATCATCCAGACGTTTGCAGAGGAAGCAATTGCGGGGTACAGTTTCATCGGATAAATGAGGCGTACGAT GTTGTGATGAGCAGTTTGAGGGGCGAATCAAGTGAGCAAAAGATGTATGAATCATCCTCATATGAACAAGGAGGTGATGAGGAGCTCAGAGGGATGAACGATCCTGAATGGGACATGTGGGAAGAGTGGATGGGATGGGAGGGTGCTGGAATTCGTGATTACTCCTCTCACATCAATCCCTACATCTAA
- the LOC115755841 gene encoding pentatricopeptide repeat-containing protein At1g80880, mitochondrial isoform X2 — protein MALHALTTRLRQATCPHVFRSLSIFHISTLPSVSPLSHPGFDQLGHSLSGAFRRKPCDYSPCSHLSGLRFFSIQIRCDPDVVPEKSDPQESTVVELLKQVSLLPTEAEVMESLKTSGIVPNGDLICSVVWALREEWRLAVLAFKWGDKWGCIDEKVLNLMTWMLGSHGKFSIAWCLIRDSHRSSVDTRQAMLVMIDRYAAANNPTKAIWTFHVMEKFRTAPDEEAYCALLTALCKNGNIEEAEEFMLLNKKLFPLGTESFNIILNGWSNVTVDVIEAKRVWREMSRCCITPNATSYTHMICCFSKGELL, from the exons ATGGCACTCCATGCCCTCACAACAAGACTGCGTCAAGCGACATGTCCCCATGTCTTCCGTTCCCTCTCCATCTTCCACATCTCCACTCTTCCGTCAGTTTCCCCCCTCTCCCATCCCGGCTTCGATCAACTTGGGCATTCACTCTCTGGGGCATTTCGTCGAAAACCTTGTGATTACTCCCCATGTTCCCATCTTTCTGGCCTCAGGTTTTTCTCCATCCAGATTCGCTGCGACCCAGATGTCGTCCCCGAGAAAAGCGACCCCCAAGAGTCAACCGTGGTCGAATTGCTCAAACAAGTCTCTCTACTTCCCACTGAAGCAGAGGTCATGGAATCTTTGAAGACTTCTGGGATTGTCCCGAATGGAGACTTGATATGTTCGGTAGTGTGGGCGTTGAGGGAAGAGTGGAGGCTGGCTGTTTTGGCTTTCAAATGGGGCGACAAGTGGGGCTGCATTGACGAGAAAGTTCTCAATTTGATGACTTGGATGTTGGGAAGTCACGGAAAGTTCAGTATTGCCTGGTGTTTGATACGGGATTCGCATCGATCTTCAGTGGATACGAGGCAGGCTATGCTAGTTATGATTGATCG GTATGCAGCTGCAAACAATCCAACAAAGGCAATCTGGACATTTCACGTAATGGAGAAATTCAGGACTGCTCCGGATGAGGAAGCATACTGCGCCCTCCTGACTGCTCTCTGTAAGAATGGAAACATTGAAGAAGCCGAAGAATTCATGCTTCTGAATAAAAAGCTCTTCCCCCTGGGAACTGAGAGCTTCAACATTATTTTGAATGGTTGGTCTAATGTTACTGTGGACGTGATCGAAGCCAAGAGAGTTTGGAGAGAGATGTCGAGATGCTGCATCACACCAAATGCGACTTCATATACTCACATGATCTGCTGCTTCTCGAAG GGAGAATTGCTTTAG
- the LOC115755849 gene encoding probable protein phosphatase 2C 21, which yields MGIYLSSPKTDKFSEDGGNDRLSYGLSSMQGWRATMEDAHAAYPDLDDSTSFFGVYDGHGGKAVAKFCAKYLHQQVLKHEAYAAGDLSTPARRAFLRMDEMMRGQRGWRELAILGDKIDKFSGMIEGFIWSPRSTDTNEQTGDWRSEEGPHSDFPGPTCGSTACVVIIRDKQLTVVNAGDSRCVLSRKGLACNLSKDHKPDLEIERERILQAGGFIQVGRVNGSLNLTRAIGDVEFKQNKSLPAERQIVTANPDITTFELCEDDEFLVIACDGIWDCMSSQQLVDYVREQLHTESKLLAICERVFQRCLAPSAGGEGCDNMTMILVQFKKSSPSSSSDGSAICGVRSTL from the exons ATGGGCATATACCTCAGCTCTCCGAAAACTGACAAGTTCTCAGAAGATGGTGGGAATGACAGGCTTTCTTATGGGCTGTCCTCCATGCAAGGGTGGCGCGCAACCATGGAAGATGCA CATGCAGCTTATCCAGATCTTGATGATTCCACGTCTTTCTTTGGAGTCTATGATGGTCATGGAG GCAAAGCAGTTGCTAAGTTTTGTGCGAAGTATCTCCATCAGCAGGTACTCAAGCATGAAGCTTATGCTGCTGGAGATTTGAGCACTCCTGCACGGAGAGCTTTTCTCAG AATGGATGAAATGATGCGTGGGCAAAGAGGGTGGAGGGAATTGGCAATATTGGGAGATAAGATAGACAAGTTTTCTGGAATGATAGAAGGATTCATTTGGTCTCCCAGGAGCACTGACACCAATGAGCAGACTGGTGATTGGCGCTCCGAAGAG GGGCCTCACTCTGATTTTCCTGGACCCACTTGTGGAAGCACTGCTTGTGTCGTGATCATTCGAGACAAACAATTGACTGTAGTAAATGCTGGCGATTCTCGTTGCGTGCTATCTCGGAAGGGTCTG GCATGCAATTTGTCTAAAGATCACAAGCCTGACcttgagattgagagagagagaattcttcAAGCTGGGGGTTTCATTCAAGTTGGACGGGTCAATGGAAGTTTGAACCTAACAAGAGCTATTG GAGATGTGGAATTCAAGCAGAACAAATCACTCCCAGCTGAAAGGCAGATTGTAACTGCAAATCCTGACATAACTACC TTTGAGCTCTGCGAAGATGATGAGTTCCTTGTAATAGCATGCGACGGAATATG GGATTGCATGTCAAGCCAGCAGCTGGTGGACTATGTTAGGGAACAGTTACATACG GAAAGCAAACTTTTAGCTATCTGCGAGAGAGTCTTCCAGAGATGTTTGGCACCCTCTGCTGGCGGCGAAGGATGCGACAACATGACCATGATTCTAGTTCAGTTTAAAAAGTCCTCTCCATCCAGTAGTTCTGATGGAAGTGCAATCTGCGGCGTCCGATCAACTCTCTGA